One genomic segment of Leptospira sp. WS92.C1 includes these proteins:
- a CDS encoding cellulase family glycosylhydrolase, with product MEELFVKNGHFAGKDGTVYQLRGVNLSGSAKVPSKPDGTTHFDQTLTFYNHRNVSFVGRPLEENQAAEHFDRLRKWGFNFLRLIITWEAIEHKGPGKYDTEYIDYIERIVALAAKKGLYLFIDPHQDVWSRFTGGDGAPGWTLEELGMDIGKIRDSETAIVHHHQGRNYRRMSWPLNYQKYACGTMFSLFFGGREFAPDTKIGGKNVQDFLQDHYIDSVIKIVRKLKKYKNVLGFDSLNEPSPGWIGKKNLGEFDGFGFGKVVKTSPFQEMYLSEGRAVSAEQAYMLGFWNLPAGTIRLNPSGVPLWKRGQQCIWRNHGVWDYDPNGAPMLLRPEYFYKKNGRKYEFYSGFMQPFIKKFKERVQKVESRFHIFIESDPGKLELEWKESPKKGHGSVVNATHWYDISVLMLKRYFSWFGVHIFRQKPIFGKENIDKAYEETIRMIREMSEKNMGNCPTVIGETGIPMDLNQRVAYLKKDYDVLEKALDRVMKAIEKNFVNFTLWNYTPDHTHSLGDRWNEEDLSIYSMDTPTAYDEDGGRAVRAFSRPFPITTKGLPVALSFDMERSLFKYSFRQEGDLFPETEIFIPGIHYKNGFEVLVNAGTYQYDSRAKILKFKGEKGILHYGITILPSKKSLFREQDRVKVVSNIQKRKIR from the coding sequence ATGGAAGAATTATTCGTAAAAAACGGACATTTTGCGGGCAAGGATGGAACGGTTTATCAGCTTCGAGGAGTGAATCTTTCCGGATCCGCAAAGGTTCCTTCAAAGCCGGACGGGACTACACATTTTGATCAGACTCTTACCTTTTACAATCATAGAAATGTTTCGTTTGTGGGAAGACCACTGGAAGAAAATCAGGCGGCGGAACATTTTGACCGTCTTCGAAAATGGGGATTCAACTTTCTTCGATTGATCATAACGTGGGAAGCCATCGAACACAAGGGACCTGGAAAGTATGATACGGAATACATCGACTACATAGAAAGAATAGTGGCTCTCGCCGCCAAAAAAGGGCTGTATCTTTTTATCGACCCGCACCAAGATGTTTGGTCTCGTTTTACCGGGGGCGACGGAGCTCCCGGTTGGACCTTGGAAGAATTGGGAATGGATATCGGAAAGATCCGGGATTCGGAAACCGCGATTGTTCATCATCACCAGGGAAGAAATTATAGAAGAATGTCCTGGCCTCTCAACTATCAAAAATACGCGTGTGGAACGATGTTTTCCTTATTCTTCGGAGGAAGGGAATTTGCACCCGATACAAAGATCGGTGGAAAGAACGTTCAGGATTTTTTACAGGATCATTATATCGATTCCGTAATCAAGATCGTACGCAAACTTAAGAAATATAAAAACGTGCTCGGTTTTGATTCCTTAAATGAACCTTCTCCTGGATGGATCGGTAAAAAAAATCTGGGAGAGTTCGATGGATTCGGATTTGGGAAGGTCGTGAAAACGTCCCCGTTTCAGGAAATGTATCTTTCCGAAGGGAGAGCCGTTTCCGCGGAGCAAGCCTATATGCTCGGATTTTGGAATCTTCCCGCGGGAACGATTCGATTGAATCCAAGCGGGGTTCCTCTCTGGAAGCGGGGGCAACAGTGTATTTGGAGAAATCACGGAGTCTGGGATTACGATCCAAACGGAGCTCCGATGCTTTTGAGACCAGAATATTTTTATAAAAAAAACGGAAGAAAATACGAATTCTATTCCGGCTTTATGCAGCCCTTTATCAAGAAGTTTAAAGAAAGGGTACAGAAGGTAGAAAGCAGATTTCATATCTTTATAGAAAGCGATCCCGGAAAACTCGAATTGGAATGGAAGGAATCCCCAAAAAAAGGACATGGTTCCGTAGTCAACGCGACTCACTGGTATGATATATCGGTATTGATGCTCAAACGATACTTTTCTTGGTTTGGCGTGCACATATTTCGTCAAAAACCCATATTCGGAAAAGAGAATATAGATAAAGCCTACGAGGAAACGATTCGAATGATTCGGGAAATGTCCGAAAAAAACATGGGAAATTGTCCGACGGTAATCGGAGAGACCGGGATTCCCATGGATTTGAATCAAAGAGTCGCATATCTCAAAAAAGATTATGACGTTCTCGAAAAGGCTTTGGATCGAGTCATGAAAGCGATCGAAAAAAATTTCGTGAATTTCACTCTTTGGAATTATACTCCGGATCATACTCATAGTTTGGGAGATCGTTGGAATGAGGAAGATCTTTCGATCTATTCCATGGACACCCCAACCGCATATGACGAGGATGGGGGAAGGGCGGTCAGAGCTTTCAGTCGACCGTTTCCGATTACCACTAAAGGCCTACCTGTCGCTTTGTCTTTTGATATGGAACGATCCTTGTTTAAATATTCGTTTCGACAAGAGGGAGATTTATTTCCGGAGACTGAGATTTTTATACCGGGAATTCATTATAAAAACGGATTTGAGGTGTTGGTCAATGCAGGTACATATCAATATGATTCGCGTGCAAAAATTCTGAAATTTAAGGGAGAAAAAGGGATTCTCCATTATGGAATAACTATTTTGCCCTCTAAAAAATCACTTTTCAGGGAACAAGATCGGGTTAAAGTGGTTTCCAATATTCAAAAGAGGAAGATTAGATGA
- a CDS encoding TIGR04454 family lipoprotein: MKKVLMISLSAIAVLSLTVMCGGPKHSAEECAPIVEEMLTNLTAGQKAEDSANIATMKATLVPVLQKECMSGKFDLTCLKSAKSIPAIQACKK; encoded by the coding sequence ATGAAAAAAGTTCTTATGATTTCCCTAAGCGCAATCGCAGTTCTTTCGTTAACTGTAATGTGCGGTGGACCAAAACATTCTGCGGAAGAGTGTGCGCCGATCGTAGAGGAAATGCTAACCAATCTGACTGCCGGACAAAAGGCTGAAGACTCTGCAAACATTGCTACGATGAAAGCTACCTTGGTTCCCGTATTGCAAAAAGAATGTATGTCCGGGAAATTTGATCTCACTTGTCTTAAATCTGCAAAAAGCATCCCTGCAATTCAGGCGTGTAAGAAATAA
- a CDS encoding DUF1564 domain-containing protein produces the protein MGKWILNEDTKIQSRLEESGTNVETILVPESYLNRLSEEDRKSLPKRVLPLLRRYGKYIASMKRLNSKAGKTMYQKNRGKLIRMNVRVSSGTWTMLGAYAASHGVSRCFLVNYMLWLEDIGVGESISETLNVGTPSFHDIYSYTWTLDRCANIVIRKFSFHPNPIFAKDLDYFP, from the coding sequence ATGGGAAAATGGATACTAAATGAAGATACAAAGATTCAATCCAGGCTGGAAGAATCGGGAACCAATGTGGAGACGATTTTGGTTCCGGAAAGTTATCTAAATCGGTTGAGCGAAGAGGATCGAAAAAGTCTACCCAAACGGGTTCTGCCCCTTTTGAGAAGATATGGAAAGTATATCGCTTCTATGAAACGTTTGAATTCAAAGGCCGGAAAGACGATGTATCAGAAAAATCGAGGCAAACTAATTCGGATGAATGTGAGAGTAAGTTCGGGAACTTGGACGATGCTCGGAGCCTATGCCGCTTCTCATGGGGTTTCTCGATGTTTTTTAGTAAATTATATGCTTTGGCTGGAAGATATCGGTGTTGGAGAATCTATCAGTGAAACTTTAAATGTGGGAACTCCCTCCTTTCACGATATTTACAGTTATACATGGACCCTCGATCGATGCGCAAACATCGTAATCCGGAAATTTTCCTTTCATCCGAACCCGATTTTTGCAAAAGATCTGGATTATTTTCCATAA
- a CDS encoding DUF547 domain-containing protein, whose amino-acid sequence MRFSTLTKFRSLFLFCLFFLNVRLFAFDHSHSQFSKQLKKYVQNGFVDYSTWKTNRGDLDSYLQALSAVSEKEYSSFSNSEKLSFLINAYNAFTICLILDHYPVKSIQNIGGLFSSPWKIDFFSLLGNKRTLDWIEHEKLRKDFQEPRIHFAINCASRGCPPLFQEPFQPSKLEKQLSLVTKKFLSDIKFNRYDELGKTLYLSKIFQWFEADFIRKYGNLLGFFNFHSGLSPLPSETSIRHLDYDWNLNERK is encoded by the coding sequence ATGCGTTTTTCGACTCTCACAAAATTTCGAAGTCTTTTTCTTTTTTGTTTATTCTTCTTGAATGTGCGGCTATTTGCATTTGATCATTCTCATTCTCAATTTTCAAAACAACTCAAGAAATATGTTCAGAATGGATTTGTGGATTATTCGACTTGGAAGACAAATCGTGGAGATTTGGACTCCTATCTTCAAGCCCTCAGCGCTGTCAGTGAAAAAGAATATTCGTCTTTTTCAAATTCGGAAAAGTTGAGTTTTTTGATCAACGCATACAATGCTTTTACGATTTGTTTGATTTTAGATCATTACCCCGTAAAAAGCATTCAAAACATCGGAGGGCTTTTTTCAAGTCCTTGGAAAATCGATTTTTTCAGTCTCTTGGGAAATAAAAGAACGTTAGATTGGATTGAGCACGAAAAGCTCAGAAAGGACTTTCAGGAACCGAGGATTCATTTTGCGATCAATTGCGCATCTCGAGGATGTCCGCCTCTTTTCCAGGAACCGTTTCAACCCTCAAAACTGGAAAAGCAACTTTCTTTGGTAACAAAAAAGTTCCTGTCAGATATAAAATTCAATCGATACGATGAATTGGGAAAAACTCTTTATCTTTCAAAAATTTTTCAGTGGTTCGAGGCTGATTTTATTCGCAAGTATGGAAATCTTCTTGGATTTTTCAATTTTCATTCCGGCCTTTCCCCTCTTCCTTCCGAAACTTCGATCCGGCATCTGGATTACGACTGGAATCTCAACGAGCGGAAATAA
- a CDS encoding RNA polymerase sigma factor, which yields MDALYREYSGKIFDFLYKYCSGNPEVAMDLMQDTFLNFFRKYSDADLDKEQAIRLLYTIARNRSINHSRKFSTVKESGNPEIEDFQEHKLSFVRKAELKDLEERLLACLDELEEDERYALILRFMEDYNLTTIAEIMDISVSTASRLIVKATAKVTEIAERKNLRP from the coding sequence ATGGATGCTCTCTATCGAGAGTACAGCGGAAAGATTTTTGATTTTCTCTATAAATATTGTTCTGGGAATCCTGAAGTCGCGATGGATTTGATGCAGGATACATTTCTGAATTTTTTCAGAAAGTACTCGGATGCGGATCTGGATAAAGAACAAGCGATTCGCTTGCTCTATACGATTGCCAGAAATCGATCCATCAATCACTCTCGGAAATTCTCTACCGTTAAGGAGAGTGGAAATCCGGAGATTGAGGACTTTCAGGAACACAAGCTTTCTTTCGTCAGGAAGGCAGAACTTAAAGATCTGGAAGAACGTCTTCTGGCTTGTTTAGATGAGCTGGAGGAAGATGAGCGATATGCTCTCATTCTCCGATTTATGGAAGACTACAACCTGACGACTATTGCGGAAATTATGGATATTTCGGTATCCACAGCATCTCGGCTGATCGTAAAGGCGACTGCAAAAGTCACCGAAATTGCGGAAAGGAAAAATTTGAGACCTTGA
- a CDS encoding FecR domain-containing protein, whose translation MEREEKIKEILLEGKQNELSTSVEWLANGLGRSWVEYSPKESDFASLYARAQNSKVLLFPHFAKNKYVLAISAAAIFFLAVTIGYYSVLKNQTPPNIEKGTVEISQVEGEAYLTSSDPKDRILLKPGVRIQEGQRVITTAGAILNLKVSNGIGVRVLANSEVFFQKIDLSTHYKIGIDLEKGELIAHIHKNLKKEEFIIRSKMITAEVRGTSFSFQNIDGEGTKVRVLEGRVSISPRGESQRTAPEGEQILEPNQGILVNQKGFVRSHLKETEKDLISAELEKLPVENIPRDKNRVYSDKQELLNEFQRMEKIVLVDGRSVEGVIVDMDENTMYVQTLEKEITLPRDKISEVIQLH comes from the coding sequence ATGGAAAGGGAAGAGAAGATCAAAGAAATCTTACTGGAAGGAAAGCAAAATGAGCTGAGTACTTCCGTAGAATGGTTAGCAAACGGATTAGGGCGTTCTTGGGTGGAATATTCCCCAAAAGAATCGGATTTTGCATCTCTTTATGCCCGCGCGCAAAACTCAAAAGTTTTGCTATTTCCTCATTTTGCAAAAAATAAATATGTGTTAGCAATCTCTGCGGCAGCGATTTTCTTTCTCGCTGTTACAATCGGGTATTATTCCGTTTTAAAAAATCAAACCCCGCCAAATATCGAAAAAGGTACAGTTGAAATTTCGCAAGTAGAAGGAGAAGCGTATCTAACATCTTCGGATCCGAAAGATCGAATTCTGCTAAAACCGGGAGTTCGGATTCAAGAAGGACAAAGGGTGATCACAACTGCCGGTGCCATTCTCAATTTGAAGGTGTCGAATGGAATTGGGGTCAGGGTTCTTGCCAATTCCGAAGTTTTCTTTCAGAAAATCGATCTATCAACCCACTATAAAATCGGGATCGATTTGGAAAAAGGCGAGCTGATCGCACACATTCACAAAAATCTGAAAAAAGAGGAATTTATAATTCGTTCCAAAATGATCACCGCAGAAGTCAGAGGAACCAGTTTTAGTTTTCAAAATATCGATGGAGAAGGAACAAAAGTTCGCGTTTTAGAGGGCAGAGTATCGATCAGCCCTCGAGGAGAATCCCAAAGGACAGCTCCTGAAGGTGAACAAATTCTGGAGCCCAACCAGGGAATTCTTGTAAACCAAAAGGGTTTTGTTCGGAGTCATTTGAAAGAAACTGAGAAGGACTTGATTAGTGCGGAATTGGAAAAACTTCCGGTTGAAAACATTCCTCGAGATAAAAATCGCGTTTATTCCGACAAACAAGAACTCCTAAACGAATTTCAAAGAATGGAAAAGATCGTTCTGGTCGATGGCAGATCGGTAGAAGGTGTGATCGTGGATATGGACGAAAACACAATGTATGTTCAAACCCTCGAAAAAGAAATTACTCTTCCTCGGGATAAAATCTCGGAAGTGATTCAGCTTCACTGA
- a CDS encoding FecR domain-containing protein, whose product MIRKIFFFSCFLFLFPQIIFADEEVAIALFVSGKVQFIQGGKTNSLKKNIVLTKMAKVETGEGKADLQLGSNAVIRIAPFTKIEIAELYSDGSKNTAKVTLVSGKLFANVQKSNKKEDLQVSSASYTAGVRGTQFVISEETNKSPRNEDSEIPDGVFVNEGQVAVDSTSGNNLNVQAGEQASWNGKELLLEPLKEFMKEKMKIIQNFKTIKAENYQMLKDQKLKNKELLENFPKS is encoded by the coding sequence ATGATTCGAAAAATATTTTTTTTCAGCTGTTTCCTTTTTCTTTTCCCACAAATTATCTTCGCAGATGAAGAAGTTGCTATTGCTCTTTTTGTATCAGGCAAGGTGCAATTTATTCAAGGCGGTAAAACGAACTCTCTTAAAAAGAATATCGTTTTGACAAAAATGGCTAAAGTGGAAACGGGAGAAGGTAAAGCAGATCTTCAATTGGGATCAAATGCAGTTATCCGAATCGCACCGTTTACCAAGATCGAAATCGCCGAACTATACTCTGACGGTTCCAAAAATACTGCGAAAGTTACTTTAGTTTCCGGAAAACTTTTTGCGAACGTGCAAAAATCCAATAAAAAAGAGGATTTGCAAGTAAGTTCCGCTTCTTATACGGCGGGAGTGCGCGGTACACAATTTGTAATCAGCGAGGAAACAAATAAATCGCCCAGAAACGAAGATTCCGAAATTCCAGACGGGGTTTTTGTAAACGAGGGTCAGGTCGCGGTGGATTCCACTTCCGGAAACAACCTCAATGTGCAAGCGGGAGAACAGGCTTCCTGGAACGGGAAAGAATTATTACTGGAACCACTCAAGGAATTTATGAAAGAAAAGATGAAGATCATTCAAAATTTCAAAACGATCAAAGCGGAAAATTATCAGATGCTCAAGGATCAAAAATTAAAAAACAAAGAACTTCTGGAGAATTTTCCAAAATCATAA
- a CDS encoding haloalkane dehalogenase, with amino-acid sequence MEILRTPDSAFENLPGYTFKPNYTQIGNLRMHYVDEGVGTETILLLHGEPSWSYLYRKMIPPLVKTGYRVIAPDLIGFGKSDKPNDPDFFSYQSHIDWLKQFLENLDLKNLTLFCQDWGGLLGLRLAAENQERFLRIVAANTFLPTGDIPPKDDFLKWRHFSQNVKRLSIGTIVKNGCVSNLSKEVIAAYDAPYPEESYKAAARKFPALVPIVPDDPASESNRKAWGILKTWKKPFLVAFSDSDPITKGGDIVFRRMIPGAKGQKHVTIANAGHFLQEDKGEELAEVIQVFIAENPIV; translated from the coding sequence ATGGAAATTTTAAGAACACCGGATTCTGCCTTTGAAAATTTACCAGGTTATACTTTTAAACCGAATTATACTCAAATCGGCAATTTGAGAATGCATTACGTGGATGAAGGCGTCGGAACCGAAACGATTCTACTTCTTCACGGAGAACCCTCCTGGTCTTATCTTTATCGAAAAATGATCCCTCCCTTGGTCAAGACAGGCTATAGAGTCATCGCTCCTGACTTGATCGGCTTTGGAAAATCGGACAAACCGAACGATCCGGACTTTTTTTCGTATCAAAGTCATATAGATTGGCTCAAACAATTTCTCGAAAATCTGGATCTGAAAAATCTGACTCTTTTTTGCCAGGACTGGGGCGGCCTTTTGGGACTTCGTCTTGCCGCTGAAAATCAAGAACGGTTTTTACGAATCGTTGCAGCCAACACGTTTTTACCGACGGGGGACATTCCTCCCAAAGATGATTTTTTGAAATGGAGACATTTCTCCCAAAACGTAAAACGCCTTTCGATCGGAACCATCGTTAAAAACGGGTGTGTTTCTAATCTTTCTAAGGAAGTAATTGCCGCATATGATGCGCCCTACCCGGAAGAATCGTATAAAGCCGCTGCACGAAAATTTCCAGCGTTAGTCCCCATTGTTCCGGACGATCCGGCATCGGAATCCAATCGAAAGGCTTGGGGGATTTTAAAGACCTGGAAAAAACCGTTTTTAGTCGCGTTTAGCGACAGTGATCCAATCACAAAGGGTGGAGATATTGTTTTCAGAAGAATGATACCCGGAGCCAAAGGACAAAAGCACGTTACAATCGCCAATGCGGGGCATTTTCTACAGGAGGATAAAGGAGAGGAATTGGCAGAGGTAATTCAGGTGTTTATTGCTGAGAATCCGATCGTGTAG